The bacterium genome segment AATTCCTGAAGACCCTGCTAATATAGAGTATTTAAAAAATTTTATTGAATCGGGTTACAAAACTTTTGACGCCGAATCCCACGAAATCGACGCCTCAGGCAACGATAAATATTTCATAAACAGTTTCTTCGGGATGATTAAGGAGGGCAAACTCACAGGTGCATGGGGAATCCAGATAGATATTACTGAGCAGCGTAAACTAAGAAATGCCCTCGAGAACACATCCAAGCAAATGTCGGCGATTCTTAACTCAATGTCTGAAGCTGTTATTTACCATGAACCTAATATGAAAATAATATGGGCTAACAAAGCTACTTCAGAATATCTTGATATTCCGTATGAAAAAATAATTGGAAAATACTGCTACAAATTAATGGGATTGGATAAAGTATGCCCCGGCTGCCCCGTCGTCAAGGCTGTTGAGACAGGTGAGCCCTGTGAGGGTATGGTAATGAAACCCGGGTTATTAGATTGGTACATTCGAGCTTATCCCATTTTTGATGCCGATGGAAATCTAAAAGGTGTTGTCGAGGTTGCAGAAAATATAACTGAAAAAGAGCAGATGCGAAAGATAAACGAAGCCATATTCAAAATTTCTGAAGCCACACACACCACCGAGAGCCTTGATGAGCTATTCAAAGAAATCCACAGCATTATATCTACGCTCATGCCCGCGGAAAACTTTTATATATCACTATATTACCCTGAGAAAAACACAATTTCATTTCCCTATTTTGTTGACGAATATGATGAAAACCCTGGTGAAATACCACTCGGCAAAACTCTTACCGCCTATGTGATACGAACCAACGAAGCCCTTTTGGCATCACCGGAAGTTACCGAGGAACTTGCGGAAAAAGGAGAGATAAAACTTGTTGGAGCGCCATCAATAGATTGGCTCGGTGTCCCCCTAAAAATAAATGGTGAAACCATCGGAGTGCTTGTCCTGCAAAGTTACAAAGAGGGAGTGCGCTTCACCGAGGAACACAAGCGGATAATTCAATTCGTCTCCGACCAGATAGCTATGGCGATACAGCGTAAGAAAGCCGAAGAAGCTCTCAAGGAAAGCGAGGAACTATTCAGAACACTGGTGGAGAAAAACCTTGTCGGAGTCTATTTGCTTCAAGGTGACACTTTTATTTACGCTAACCCTGTAGTATGTGAGATAACAGAATACGACCTGAGTGAGATGAAGAATATGAAATTAAAAAATATAGTGCACCCTGATGACTATGAGGTGGTGGCTTCGCGAGCAGCGGCAAGGCTCAGAGGAGAAGATGTTCCGGCCTCATACGAGTTCAGGATAGTAACCAAATCGGGCAAGGTCAAATGGGTCAAAATACTGGCATCAAGGATTATTCTAAATGGCGTCCCGACTATCCTCGGGACTGTGGAGGACATAACTGAACAAAGAAAAGTTCGACAAGAACTCGAATCCGAGAGAGAAAAGCTTGCGGTAACATTGCGGTCCATCGGCGATGGTGTTATAACTACTGACACCAATGGAAGAATCCAGATGATGAACAAAGTCGCCGAGAGGCTCACCGGCTGGAGCGAAGAGGAGGCCATAGGCAGGGATATTATGGAAGTTCTGAACATTCTGGACGAGCAGACTGA includes the following:
- a CDS encoding PAS domain S-box protein, giving the protein NIGIWYFETKQPIPVDLPINEQIKLMFDYGYLKQCNDAMAKMYGYERAEEIIGKPLKELLIPEDPANIEYLKNFIESGYKTFDAESHEIDASGNDKYFINSFFGMIKEGKLTGAWGIQIDITEQRKLRNALENTSKQMSAILNSMSEAVIYHEPNMKIIWANKATSEYLDIPYEKIIGKYCYKLMGLDKVCPGCPVVKAVETGEPCEGMVMKPGLLDWYIRAYPIFDADGNLKGVVEVAENITEKEQMRKINEAIFKISEATHTTESLDELFKEIHSIISTLMPAENFYISLYYPEKNTISFPYFVDEYDENPGEIPLGKTLTAYVIRTNEALLASPEVTEELAEKGEIKLVGAPSIDWLGVPLKINGETIGVLVLQSYKEGVRFTEEHKRIIQFVSDQIAMAIQRKKAEEALKESEELFRTLVEKNLVGVYLLQGDTFIYANPVVCEITEYDLSEMKNMKLKNIVHPDDYEVVASRAAARLRGEDVPASYEFRIVTKSGKVKWVKILASRIILNGVPTILGTVEDITEQRKVRQELESEREKLAVTLRSIGDGVITTDTNGRIQMMNKVAERLTGWSEEEAIGRDIMEVLNILDEQTEEPLGNPVKRTLETHGAIHVAESAILVCKDGSRKIISDSAAPIHRSDSTILGVVMVFRDITKERMYEKEILHADKLRSLEIMAGGIAHDFNNILMGIMGYISLAKSYTQEGDKLYKLLTEAEAATEQARDLTNQLLTFARSMPSVKEVIELPELIKQVTEFSLRGSNVKPVFNISEDLWTIEADRAQIGQVIRNLIINADHAMPRGGVVEVSAENVEIKVEDKTKLDPGPYVKITVRDYGIGIPPEHIPRIFEPFFTTKHKGSGLGLAVCYSIIKNHNGHIEVESELGKGTTFYIYLPAIPTKRPEKKREEQRALYGEGKILIMEDEETVRDVLGLMLDSMGYSTEFAVDGEEAIRKYKEAMEAGEPFEVVIMDLTIRGGMGGKETIKKILEIDPYAKVIASSGYSNDPIISDYKNYGFKGVLIKPYKVQNLAKVLRNVLLEE